In Notolabrus celidotus isolate fNotCel1 chromosome 10, fNotCel1.pri, whole genome shotgun sequence, one DNA window encodes the following:
- the LOC117820364 gene encoding four and a half LIM domains protein 2 has protein sequence MTERYDCHYCKESLFGKKYVLREENPYCVKCYESLYSNTCEECKKPIGCNTRDLSYKDRHWHEECFKCFQCKRSLVDKPFSTKDEQLLCTECYSNEYSSKCHECKKTIMPGSRKMEHKGNSWHETCFTCQRCQQPIGTKSFIPKDNHNFCVPCYEKQFAMQCVHCKKPITTGGVTYHDQPWHKDCFLCTSCKQQLSGQRFTSRDDFAYCLNCFCNLYAKKCASCTTPISGLGGSKYISFEERQWHNDCFNCKKCSVSLVGRGFLTERDDILCPECGKDI, from the exons ATGACCGAGCGCTACGACTGTCACTACTGCAAGGAGTCCCTGTTTGGGAAGAAGTACGTCCTAAGAGAGGAGAATCCCTACTGTGTGAAATGTTACGAGAGCCTGTACTCCAACACCTGCGAGGAGTGCAAGAAGCCAATTGGCTGCAACACCAGG GATCTGTCTTACAAGGACCGTCACTGGCATGAGGAGTGTTTCAAGTGCTTCCAGTGCAAGCGCTCGCTGGTGGACAAGCCCTTCTCCACCAAGGATGAACAGCTTCTGTGTACTGAGTGCTACTCCAATGAGTATTCCTCCAAGTGCCATGAGTGCAAGAAAACCATCATGCCAG GCTCCAGGAAGATGGAGCACAAGGGGAACAGCTGGCATGAGACCTGCTTCACCTGCCAGAGGTGCCAGCAGCCAATTGGCACCAAGAGCTTCATCCCCAAGGACAACCACAACTTCTGTGTGCCCTGCTATGAGAAGCAGTTTGCCATGCAGTGTGTGCACTGCAAGAAG CCCATCACCACTGGCGGTGTGACCTACCATGACCAGCCCTGGCATAAGGACTGCTTCCTGTGCACTAGCTGCAAGCAGCAGCTGTCTGGTCAGAGGTTTACGTCTAGAGACGACTTTGCCTACTGTCTCAACTGCTTCTGCAACCTGTATGCCAAGAAATGTGCCTCCTGCACCACCCCCATTAGCG GCCTCGGAGGCAGCAAGTACATTTCCTTTGAGGAGCGCCAGTGGCATAATGACTGCTTCAACTGTAAGAAGTGCTCTGTGTCCCTTGTTGGCCGTGGCTTCCTCACTGAGCGCGATGACATCCTGTGCCCCGAGTGTGGCAAAGACATCTAA
- the c10h2orf49 gene encoding ashwin, whose product MAASTAQDGKTVCSSNVDLLLHPELLSQEFMQLVLREKHVSTRDCESRDHLTELYLRHVIPLPQRTLPNSRWGRRMEKTRARQTPASHSNDHNRKRPLIVFDGSSSNSGPLKVKKPEGTSLSSGITDRLKPPPASNLSNPIRKLSGNASSPSSSSSSQSSTDTVSLKREAHNSGGIKSPDLKKKIQHVTWP is encoded by the exons ATGGCGGCTTCCACAGCACAGGATGGAAAGACAGTTTGTTCCTCGAATGTGGATCTATTACTGCACCCTGAGCTGCTGTCTCAAGAGTTTATGCAGCTTGTCTTACGTGAG AAGCACGTCAGTACAAGGGACTGTGAGAGTCGGGACCACCTGACTGAGCTGTACCTCCGACATGTCATCCCTCTACCGCAGAGGACTTTACCCAACAGCCGCTGGGGCAGGAGGATGGAGAAGACCCGAGCTAGGCAGACCCCTGCCAGTCACAG taacGACCACAACAGAAAAAGGCCTCTCATTGTGTTCGATGGCAGTTCCTCCAACTCCGGGCCACTGAAAGTAAAGAAACCAGAAGGAACCTCTTTGTCGTCTGGAATCACAGACAGGTTAAAACCACCCCCGGCTTCAAACCTGTCAAACCCCATCCGCAAGCTCTCTGGAAACGCATCTTCcccttcctcatcctcatccagTCAGAGCAGCACTGACACAGTCAGTCTTAAACGGGAAGCACATAACTCA GGTGGGATAAAGTCTCCAGACTTGAAGAAAAAGATTCAGCATGTAACATggccctga